CTTTGGTTTCATCGCCGAGCGCCTGAAATGAATCCGCCAGTACGCAGGCTTCAGCCTTATTCTTTGAGGTTTCCATGCCACCGAGCCTATGCAGCACCCTCGGACATCCGCGGTCCAAGCGTTTGCTAAATATATAAGCCCGTCACCTGTTGTCCCCAGCACTGGGGACATGCATGCAATTGAGAAGCTGATACCGTTTCTTCGTCGGCGTTAAGTTCTCATTGCGCCGTGTGTAAAGCCGGACCTGTTGTCCGGCTTTTGTTTTGTACCCATTCGTCTATTTCGGCAAGGAAGCGCCTCCCACCGTTCGATCGGCGGGCTGATCGAGCGAGGAACATCCACCTTTACAACATTTGGGTGCTTTGCCACGCTCCCGCCATGTTGAAAAAATGCCTGGCTTTTTTGGTTTCGCCACTGCTGCTGGCGGGGTGCACGTCCACCCATTTCACCAATCTCACGCCATCGCAGCAGGTCCGGAATCCAAACAACCTCTATCCCGTTGAAGTGTCGTTGATCACCCGCCAGCAAACGCTTCGGTGGGACAGCATCAAACCGTACATCGTGGTGAACAATGAGTTCATTCCCATGCGTCCAACCCCCTTGATGACAAATCGCTGGGAGGGCCTTGTGCCTGCAGCGCCCGGGGCGGAATCGGTAACGTATCAGTACAAGTTCGATTACCTGAACAACGCGGTGGGCGGCCCCGTGCCGAACAGCGCTTTCTCACGCGAATACACTTTCAAGCTGCTGGAACCGTAATCGCGCCGATTTCCTGGCCGGCCGGGAACCCCGGCCGGCTATTTCTTTTTCAAGAGGTCACGCAGCCCGCCAGTAACGTTGGTCAGCGATCCGGTTGCCCCTTTCCCGAGCTCTTTTCCCATCTCCACAGCCGAAGTACCCAGCTGCGACATCGCCTTTTCGGCCTCCTGAACAGCTGTCTTTTCGATTTCCTTCAATAGACGCCGGACCAATTCCGTGGCCGTGATACCATCAGGCCCCGTTCCCAGCCCCGTCAATTGGATGTTCGGAAGGGTGACAGGGAGCGACTTGCCGCCCATGCCGGTGATGCTGACATTCAGACGGGCTCCCCGAATCGTAAACTCGTCCACCTGCAACTTCTGGTTCGGCCCTTCGTCCGGCTCCGCAGCGGCATTCGTGTCGCTGCCCCCTGTGCTTTCCTCCAGGTTCGCCAGAATCTTGCTCAAGTTGTTCCCTCCGAACCCGCCTTCGAATGTGATCTGCGGTTCGATCAACTCGATTTTGCGAACGATGATCTTGTCGCCAAAAACGGAAGTCGGTTTCAACGCGAGGGTGGCGCTGCCCACCGAGATGGCATTGGGCGTCTTGAATCCCTCGGGATTCCCAACAATCAATCCTTCCATTGTTCCCGATCCTGACAGGGTCGAAATGCTTACCTTTTCGAGAGTGACTGGAACCTTTGTCATCTGGGGCCCGAATGTTTCGACACCGCGTTTAACGGCGCCATCCAGGAAGAAACTAATGCCGATGACGATCGCCACGATGAAGACAGCGACACCGATGGAAAGCCACACCAGGATTTTTTTCATGCGGGCATTCAACGCCCCAGTAACGCTTTCCGCCAGCCTTTTCGCGCCTCGAAAGCCTTCGGTCACAAACCTCGAAGATCCCCGAAACGAACGCATCTTTGGAAGTTCGCCGCCTGGCGCAGTCCATACTTGTCGCTCCGGCATTCCTTCGTCATGTTCTCTGCGATGTCCGATCGCATGGTTTCCGATGTCCTGACCAAGCCCGATGCCGCGTTGGAAATGACGCTGCGGCCGTCGTTGTTTTCTGATTTCACGGGCCAGGCAAAGGTGAAGGAACGTCTCGAGATCACTGTCGCCGCGGCAAAGCAACGCGGTGAAGCGCTCGATCACATCCTGCTTTCCGGCCCGCCCGGGCTTGGCAAAACCACGCTTGCCAACATTCTCGCGAAGGCGATGGGTTCCAGTCTCAAATCGACAAGTGGTCCAACCATTGAGAAGGCTGCGGATCTTGCCGGGTTGCTGACGAATCTCGATGAAGGCGATGTGTTGTTCATCGATGAAATTCATCGGCTGCAGAAAACCATTGAGGAGTACCTCTATCCCGCAATGGAGGATTACAAGCTCGATATCATCATCGACCAGGGACCGAACGCCCGCAGCGTCCGACTAAACCTGCCGAGGTTCACCTTGATTGGCGCCACAACACGCAGCGGCCTGCTCACGGCGCCCCTGCTCACCCGTTTCCCAATTCGCGAGCGGCTCGATTATTATGACGCGACGCAACTGACCTCAATTGTGGTTCGAGCGGCGCGGCTTTTGAACATCGGGGTGGAGGACGAAGGAGCCCACGAAATTGCGCGGCGCAGCCGCGGCACCCCCCGCATCGCGAACAACCTCCTGCGCCGCGTCCGGGATTACGCGCAGATCAAGGGCGACGGACGAATTACAAAATCGCTGGCAGATCGCGCGCTGGCGATGCTGGAGATTGACGAGAACGGCCTCGACGAGATGGATAAACGCATTCTCGAAACCATGATCGTGAAGTTCGGTGGGGGGCCAGTCGGAGTGAATTCCCTCGCGGTCGCCGTCGGTGAGGAACCCGACACGCTGGAGGAGGTTTACGAGCCCTACCTGATCATGGAAGGCTATCTGAATCGAACTTCCCAGGGACGCGTGGCAACCGAATTGAGCTACAAGAAACTGGGTCTGAAGCCTGCAGGCAATAACCAGCCGCGACTCCTCTAACCGCGCACACGGTTGATCGCTCCGGCCTTTTGCATTTTGCTTTTCGCCCTCAAAAGAGTGCGAGCTTTGGGATGACACAGATCCGATTCTTGCCCTAGAATCGGGCACGCTCGATATGATCACCCCCCTTCGTAGCCTCATCCTCCGTTTTCTGCATTTTGCAACCGTGTCTTTGTTCCTGGCGATCGCGAACGTGATCGCTCTTGGCCAGGTCACTGAGACGTGGATTCCAACCGGCTCAACCTGGCGTTGGCGCAAAGGAACCAACGAGGTCTCGACGCCTGCAAGCCTCTGGCGCAACACTGTTTTTGGTGACGGCTCCTGGCCGCTCGGCGTCGCTCCATTTCATTATGGCAACAACGGTTCGACCGGCGACGATGGGATCACGGACGGAACAATCCTTACGGACATGCGAACGCGTTATCGCTGCGTGTTTCTGAGACGCACCTTTTCGATTACCAACATGGCGGAAATCAGCGGCGTTCGTTTGGTTGCGAATTACGACGACGGATTCGTCGCCTGGATCAATGGCATCGAAGTCGCCCGCTCCTTTTTCACCAACGCCTCGCCCCTCTACACGCACGTGGCATCTGGATCCCATGAAGCAGGCACGGCTGTGACATTCACCATCGGTTTGCCGCCGGGAAACTACCTCGTGAACGGCAACAACGCCCTCACGATACAGGCGTTCAACCAAAGCTTGTCGGGCAGTTCGGATTTTCGCATCGACGCGCGCCTTGAAGCGACCCGCATCGACACCACGCCGCTTGCCCTTGCGAACGTGGAGCCCTCGGCAAATTCTATCGTGTCATCACTTTCGCAGGCCACCGTCACCTTCAACAAACCTGTCTCGGGTGTCGATGCCTCTGACTTCCTGATCAACGATCAACCCGCAAGCAGTCTGATCGGATCACCGGGAACCAATCGCTACACGTTCGTCTTCGCGGCCCCGGCCCCTGGCCTGATTCACTTTGCGTGGAATGAAGCGCATGGGATTACCGGGCTGGGAGCGGAAGCGTTCGATCCCGCGGGGGCCAATGCGGCATGGAACGTCACGTTGGTTGACACCGCCGCTCCTGTTATCAGCGACACCACGCCCGTCGCGTCGGCGGTCGTCAGCCAGTTCAGCCAGGTGGAAGTGCGCTTCAACGAACCCGTGTCCGGT
This DNA window, taken from Verrucomicrobiia bacterium, encodes the following:
- the ruvB gene encoding Holliday junction branch migration DNA helicase RuvB — encoded protein: MSDRMVSDVLTKPDAALEMTLRPSLFSDFTGQAKVKERLEITVAAAKQRGEALDHILLSGPPGLGKTTLANILAKAMGSSLKSTSGPTIEKAADLAGLLTNLDEGDVLFIDEIHRLQKTIEEYLYPAMEDYKLDIIIDQGPNARSVRLNLPRFTLIGATTRSGLLTAPLLTRFPIRERLDYYDATQLTSIVVRAARLLNIGVEDEGAHEIARRSRGTPRIANNLLRRVRDYAQIKGDGRITKSLADRALAMLEIDENGLDEMDKRILETMIVKFGGGPVGVNSLAVAVGEEPDTLEEVYEPYLIMEGYLNRTSQGRVATELSYKKLGLKPAGNNQPRLL